One region of Psychrobacter sp. DAB_AL43B genomic DNA includes:
- the uraH gene encoding hydroxyisourate hydrolase yields the protein MKASIIKAAALGSVLAMTATASYAAGDQDKYQLSSHILDISTGKPAPDVNVRLMMQEKTGSWKLVNTQKTDANGRIGTFLPNEAGVQHDGTYKLIFETTPYFQDKGLKSFYPYVEVNFNIEGDKHYHVPITLSAYGYSTYRGS from the coding sequence ATGAAAGCAAGTATAATTAAAGCGGCTGCGCTTGGTAGCGTATTGGCTATGACGGCGACAGCAAGTTACGCGGCAGGCGATCAAGACAAGTATCAGTTATCTAGCCATATTTTAGATATCAGTACGGGCAAGCCTGCACCGGACGTCAATGTAAGATTGATGATGCAAGAGAAGACTGGTAGCTGGAAACTAGTGAATACGCAAAAGACCGATGCCAATGGTCGTATTGGGACTTTTTTGCCTAATGAAGCTGGCGTACAGCATGATGGTACTTATAAACTGATTTTTGAAACCACGCCATATTTTCAAGATAAAGGTTTAAAGTCGTTTTATCCTTATGTTGAAGTGAACTTCAATATCGAAGGCGACAAGCATTACCATGTGCCAATTACTTTATCAGCCTATGGCTATAGTACTTATCGCGGCAGCTGA
- a CDS encoding DUF488 family protein has protein sequence MTTTFYTIGHSTRSLDELIDMLQAADIELLVDVRSFPRSRTNPDFNIDTFPQALSQVGISYQHCADLGGRRPKQKQVDEHINNLWRVQAFHNYADYALSDTFQAALDQLIQLGKKQRLTLMCSEAVWWRCHRRIITDYLLLRGNRVEHIMGVGRLDPAKPTLGAELNSQGQVVYPAV, from the coding sequence ATGACCACCACATTTTATACGATTGGACATTCGACCCGTAGCCTTGATGAGCTGATTGACATGCTTCAAGCAGCCGATATCGAACTGCTCGTTGATGTGCGCAGCTTTCCCCGTTCTCGCACCAACCCTGATTTTAATATCGATACTTTTCCGCAAGCGCTCAGTCAAGTTGGCATCAGTTATCAGCACTGCGCCGACCTTGGTGGGCGACGTCCAAAACAAAAACAAGTCGATGAACACATTAATAATCTATGGCGCGTGCAAGCTTTTCATAACTATGCGGATTATGCGTTAAGTGATACTTTTCAAGCGGCCCTTGACCAACTCATTCAACTCGGGAAAAAACAGCGCCTTACCCTTATGTGTTCTGAAGCGGTATGGTGGCGTTGTCATCGGCGTATCATTACCGATTATTTACTGCTTAGAGGCAATAGGGTAGAGCATATTATGGGCGTTGGTCGCTTAGATCCTGCCAAGCCAACACTAGGGGCTGAGCTAAATAGTCAAGGCCAGGTGGTTTAT
- the serA gene encoding phosphoglycerate dehydrogenase, with protein MALSLQKDKIRFLLLEGLHDNALKILQNAGYQNIENISHALDQDELIEKIKDAHFIGIRSRTQLTREVLAHAEKLIGIGCFCIGTNQVDLDAAREFGIPVFNAPYSNTRSVAELVLAEAIMLYRGIPEKNATVHRGGWGKSATNSHEVRGKTIGIVGYGSIGSQLSVLAESFGMKVIYHDVLTKLPLGNAVQVGSLEELLSTADIVTLHVPDVASTRYMMKAEQFAQMKDGSYFINAARGTCVEIDDLADVLESGKVLGAAIDVFPKEPKSADEEFESPLRKFDNVILTPHIGGSTQEAQANIGLEVAEKFVRYSDQGDTATAVNFPEVSVPFKEGSHRLLHIHKNVPGVLSQINRLFAEAHINILAQSLMTEGDVGYLVMDVDYNDSTAALDQLKDVEETIRVRILF; from the coding sequence ATGGCGTTATCACTCCAAAAAGACAAAATCCGGTTTTTATTGCTTGAAGGTCTGCACGACAATGCCTTAAAAATATTGCAAAATGCTGGTTATCAAAACATCGAAAATATCAGCCATGCATTGGATCAAGATGAGCTAATCGAAAAGATTAAAGATGCTCATTTTATCGGCATTCGCTCACGTACCCAGTTGACCCGTGAAGTGCTTGCGCATGCAGAAAAACTGATCGGTATTGGCTGCTTTTGTATCGGTACTAACCAAGTAGACTTGGACGCCGCTCGTGAGTTCGGTATTCCGGTCTTTAACGCTCCTTATTCAAATACCCGTTCGGTCGCTGAATTAGTACTTGCCGAAGCCATCATGCTATATCGCGGTATCCCTGAAAAGAATGCGACCGTTCATCGTGGCGGTTGGGGTAAGTCGGCGACTAACTCACATGAAGTGCGCGGCAAAACCATCGGTATCGTCGGTTACGGCTCTATTGGTTCGCAGTTGTCTGTATTGGCCGAAAGCTTTGGTATGAAAGTCATTTACCATGATGTCTTAACCAAGCTACCATTGGGTAATGCGGTACAAGTTGGCAGCTTAGAAGAGCTACTATCTACCGCTGACATCGTGACCTTGCACGTACCTGATGTAGCAAGCACACGCTATATGATGAAAGCTGAGCAGTTCGCGCAAATGAAAGACGGCAGCTACTTTATCAACGCCGCTCGCGGTACTTGTGTCGAGATTGATGATCTTGCCGACGTGCTTGAGTCTGGTAAAGTGTTAGGCGCAGCGATTGATGTGTTCCCAAAAGAGCCAAAATCTGCTGACGAAGAGTTTGAATCGCCATTACGTAAGTTTGATAATGTCATCTTGACTCCGCATATCGGCGGTTCAACGCAAGAAGCGCAAGCCAATATCGGACTAGAAGTGGCAGAGAAGTTCGTGAGATATTCTGACCAAGGCGATACTGCGACTGCCGTCAACTTCCCAGAAGTTTCTGTACCGTTTAAAGAGGGCTCGCATCGTCTGCTGCATATCCATAAAAACGTCCCAGGCGTACTGTCACAGATTAACCGCTTGTTTGCTGAGGCGCATATTAATATCTTAGCACAAAGCCTGATGACCGAAGGTGATGTCGGCTACCTCGTTATGGATGTAGATTATAACGACTCAACAGCTGCTCTAGACCAACTTAAAGATGTTGAAGAAACGATTCGCGTGCGTATTTTGTTTTAG